In Porphyrobacter sp. LM 6, one DNA window encodes the following:
- a CDS encoding SPOR domain-containing protein gives MDRSIKTGRNTAPRLALAVSTALASAALAGCAASAPPAEMSFASAQTALGKGHVDRAISHAEAAVLAEPRNPGYRALLGAAYMEAGRFQSAATSFGDALDLGDENPRTVLSFALAKVAIGEGQAAATVLDEYAHLIDPADLGLALALAGQPERGVHVLVNAVRASETASPKLRQNLAYTYALAGNWRAARVMAAEDVPADQLDQRLTEWAAMAAPEMYAERVATLLDITPREDGGQPQQLALANFPSDAVMVADAASQSTADVSAEVFAEAEAPAPVSTFAQAFETPAPAIETVEPSAPAIRFVSNPVVQELPAPAVRRAPAAPRVAAAAPQRRMAPAAEAAPAPAAVATPVAAETLSGTHLVQLGAYSSKAEAERGWNTLKAKFPQLKDRNVVITEALVNGRTFFRVAADGFGAQSAKAMCGTVKSSGGGCFAYAASSPPAGAVKRDVRMASRAR, from the coding sequence ATGGACCGCAGCATCAAGACCGGACGCAACACCGCGCCGCGCCTCGCGCTTGCCGTCTCGACCGCGCTCGCAAGTGCAGCGCTGGCGGGCTGCGCGGCCTCCGCGCCGCCTGCCGAGATGTCTTTCGCCAGCGCCCAGACGGCGCTCGGCAAGGGTCATGTCGACCGCGCCATCAGCCACGCGGAAGCTGCGGTTCTGGCCGAACCGCGCAACCCAGGTTACCGCGCTCTGCTGGGTGCTGCCTATATGGAAGCAGGCCGTTTCCAGTCGGCTGCGACCAGCTTCGGCGATGCCCTTGATCTCGGCGATGAAAATCCGCGCACCGTGCTCAGCTTCGCCCTGGCGAAGGTCGCTATCGGCGAAGGTCAGGCCGCCGCTACGGTTCTGGATGAATACGCCCATCTGATTGATCCCGCCGATCTCGGCCTTGCGCTGGCGCTCGCCGGACAGCCCGAACGCGGCGTGCACGTGCTGGTGAACGCGGTGCGTGCGAGCGAAACTGCCTCGCCCAAGCTGCGCCAAAACCTTGCTTACACCTATGCCCTCGCCGGCAATTGGCGCGCGGCGCGGGTGATGGCGGCGGAAGATGTGCCCGCAGACCAGCTCGATCAGCGCCTTACCGAATGGGCCGCGATGGCCGCTCCGGAAATGTACGCCGAACGGGTTGCCACCCTGCTCGACATCACCCCGCGCGAAGATGGTGGTCAGCCCCAGCAGCTGGCGCTGGCCAACTTCCCGAGCGATGCCGTGATGGTGGCCGATGCCGCGAGCCAGAGCACCGCGGACGTGTCGGCTGAAGTTTTTGCCGAAGCCGAAGCACCGGCTCCGGTCAGCACCTTCGCACAGGCCTTTGAAACCCCGGCTCCGGCGATCGAGACTGTCGAACCTTCGGCCCCGGCGATCCGCTTTGTTTCGAATCCGGTGGTGCAGGAACTCCCCGCTCCGGCCGTACGCCGTGCGCCTGCCGCGCCGCGAGTGGCTGCTGCCGCACCGCAGCGCCGCATGGCTCCCGCTGCCGAAGCTGCACCCGCCCCTGCCGCCGTCGCGACTCCGGTCGCCGCTGAAACGCTGTCGGGCACCCACCTCGTCCAGCTTGGCGCGTACAGCAGCAAGGCTGAAGCCGAGCGCGGCTGGAACACGCTGAAGGCCAAGTTCCCGCAGCTCAAGGATCGCAACGTTGTCATCACCGAAGCACTGGTGAACGGCCGCACCTTCTTCCGTGTCGCTGCTGACGGTTTCGGCGCGCAGAGCGCCAAGGCGATGTGCGGAACGGTCAAATCGTCGGGTGGTGGCTGCTTTGCCTATGCCGCTTCGAGCCCGCCGGCCGGCGCGGTCAAGCGCGACGTCCGCATGGCCTCGCGTGCCCGCTAA
- a CDS encoding DUF2721 domain-containing protein, protein MLLLDILASAAEQAHRAPFAFEIIERTASTPRVQQVVALSLAPAFLLSGIGAIMNVIMSRMIWIAKRVETIDDRLEEERTAKQLLEHGWLMRRRKLAQGAILFSTAAAVIISLVIGLLFISAYITAQIGTVIAGLWVLTVVLLVTGLVFFLLETRLAAIGAQPPKD, encoded by the coding sequence GTGCTGCTGCTGGACATTCTGGCCTCCGCTGCCGAGCAAGCGCACCGAGCGCCCTTCGCCTTCGAAATCATCGAGCGCACCGCCTCCACCCCGCGGGTGCAGCAGGTGGTGGCGCTGAGCCTTGCGCCTGCGTTCCTGCTCTCGGGCATCGGCGCGATCATGAACGTGATCATGAGCCGCATGATCTGGATCGCCAAGCGGGTCGAGACCATCGATGATCGCCTCGAAGAAGAGCGCACCGCCAAGCAGTTGCTCGAGCATGGCTGGCTGATGCGGCGGCGCAAGCTGGCGCAGGGCGCGATCCTGTTCTCGACTGCAGCGGCGGTGATAATCAGTCTGGTGATCGGCCTGCTGTTTATCTCGGCCTATATCACTGCCCAGATAGGTACCGTGATCGCGGGGCTGTGGGTGCTGACGGTGGTGCTGCTGGTGACGGGTCTGGTGTTCTTCCTGCTCGAAACCCGTCTGGCAGCCATCGGCGCGCAGCCGCCCAAAGACTAG
- the bfr gene encoding bacterioferritin, with protein sequence MKGDPKVIDYLNQALTNELTAINQYWLHYRVLDNWGLKKLAAYERHESIEEMEHADKLAERILFLEALPNFQAIHKLKVGENVEEVLKADLALEHEAIPLLKDAIEHCESVRDYVSRDLFAYILKNEEEHVDFLETQFELIERMGLHNYCQLQSQAAGEG encoded by the coding sequence ATGAAGGGCGACCCCAAGGTCATCGACTATCTCAACCAGGCGCTCACCAACGAGCTGACCGCGATCAACCAGTATTGGCTGCACTACCGCGTGCTCGACAACTGGGGCCTCAAGAAGCTCGCCGCCTATGAACGCCACGAATCGATCGAGGAGATGGAGCACGCCGACAAGCTGGCCGAGCGCATCCTGTTCCTCGAAGCGCTGCCGAACTTCCAGGCGATCCACAAGCTGAAGGTTGGTGAGAACGTCGAGGAAGTGCTCAAGGCCGACCTTGCGCTCGAGCATGAAGCGATTCCGCTGCTCAAGGACGCGATCGAACACTGCGAAAGCGTGCGCGACTATGTCAGCCGCGATCTGTTCGCCTACATCCTCAAGAACGAGGAAGAGCACGTCGATTTCCTCGAAACCCAGTTCGAGCTGATAGAGCGCATGGGGCTGCACAATTACTGCCAGCTCCAGAGCCAGGCTGCCGGCGAGGGCTGA
- a CDS encoding dihydroorotase, which yields MKQARALTISNAHLVTPAGLVNGAVRCADGVIVAAGAGVVAEDDDALIDARGRLVAPGIVDFGVFAVDKPAFHFGGITRAALMPDQSPPLDLPSRIGFIAKSGKPDLWVHPLAAATRGLEGRELAEIALMHDAGARGIATGRRWIADSGVMLRLLQYAAMLDLVVVTHAEDGGLTGGTAATAGEIATRLGLPAAPAEAEALAIARDIALAELAGARLHIRQVTTARGFALVREAKARGLPVTCGITPAHFMLSDLAMVDFRTFARLSPPLRSEADRQAALAAIADGTIDVIASGHDPRGPEDKRLPFADAAPGMAGAETLLAMTLTLVRDGVIDTARAFDLLARNPARLLGVPAGELTPGYEADLALIDPDAPWIIDRRKMAATADNTPFDRQGAQGRVLGLWKGGVKLGA from the coding sequence ATGAAGCAGGCGCGCGCCCTTACCATCAGCAATGCCCATTTGGTCACGCCGGCCGGCTTGGTCAACGGCGCTGTCCGCTGTGCCGATGGCGTGATTGTTGCCGCGGGAGCCGGTGTGGTTGCGGAAGATGACGACGCGTTGATCGACGCGCGCGGGCGGCTGGTTGCCCCCGGCATCGTCGATTTCGGCGTGTTTGCAGTCGACAAGCCGGCATTCCACTTCGGCGGGATCACCCGCGCGGCGCTGATGCCCGATCAGTCGCCCCCGCTCGATCTGCCGAGCCGCATCGGGTTCATCGCCAAGAGCGGTAAGCCCGATCTGTGGGTGCATCCGCTCGCGGCGGCGACCCGCGGGCTCGAAGGGCGCGAACTGGCCGAAATCGCGCTGATGCATGATGCCGGTGCCCGCGGAATCGCCACCGGACGGCGTTGGATCGCGGATTCGGGCGTGATGCTGCGGCTGTTGCAATATGCCGCCATGCTCGATCTGGTGGTCGTCACCCATGCCGAGGACGGCGGGCTGACCGGAGGTACGGCTGCGACTGCAGGCGAGATCGCCACCCGACTTGGCCTGCCCGCTGCGCCTGCCGAGGCCGAGGCGCTGGCGATCGCCCGCGACATCGCGCTGGCCGAATTGGCGGGCGCGCGGCTCCACATCCGTCAGGTCACCACCGCACGCGGGTTTGCGCTGGTGCGAGAGGCCAAGGCGCGCGGTCTTCCGGTGACCTGCGGGATCACGCCAGCGCATTTCATGCTGTCCGACCTCGCCATGGTTGATTTCCGCACCTTCGCGCGTCTTTCGCCGCCGCTGCGCAGCGAGGCTGACCGGCAGGCTGCACTCGCTGCAATCGCCGATGGCACCATCGATGTGATCGCCAGCGGACACGACCCGCGCGGGCCAGAAGACAAGCGCCTGCCGTTCGCGGATGCTGCGCCCGGCATGGCCGGTGCCGAAACCCTGCTCGCCATGACGCTTACGCTCGTGCGCGATGGTGTGATCGATACCGCTCGCGCCTTCGATCTGCTGGCCCGCAATCCGGCGCGGTTGCTGGGCGTGCCTGCGGGCGAGTTGACCCCCGGGTACGAAGCAGATCTTGCCCTGATCGATCCGGACGCGCCGTGGATCATCGATCGCCGCAAGATGGCGGCCACCGCCGACAATACCCCGTTCGACCGGCAGGGTGCGCAAGGCCGCGTGCTTGGCCTGTGGAAGGGCGGGGTCAAGCTCGGCGCATAG
- a CDS encoding SPOR domain-containing protein has protein sequence MATAACMALLAGPALADVKDGVDAWSTGDYARAVSEWQAPAAAGDPDALFNLAQAYRLGRGVELDNARARALYEEAARRGHLKAADNFGLMLFQQGEQERAMPMIRAAAERGDPRAQYVLGLSHFNAEYASRDWVRAYALMTLANGAGLPQARDALAQMDVHVPAAQRSQAQALARQIDEAARSQRSIDLAAVDLAIRPAVTTQPPASVPAVTSVPSAVPASGKGATAIPSPKPVQTTLPKPPAIAAAQPVRPLAKVPATPAPARKTGKWRVQLGAFGVAANADRMWKQLSGMPALSGTTKTLIPSGKVTRLLASGFASEGEATRACAALKQQGQACLVAGQG, from the coding sequence GTGGCTACTGCTGCGTGTATGGCACTGCTGGCGGGGCCGGCCTTGGCCGACGTCAAGGACGGGGTCGACGCTTGGAGTACGGGTGATTATGCGCGCGCTGTGAGCGAATGGCAGGCTCCGGCCGCGGCCGGCGATCCCGATGCACTGTTCAATCTTGCCCAGGCCTATCGGCTCGGTCGCGGAGTCGAGCTCGACAACGCCCGCGCTCGCGCGCTTTATGAGGAAGCAGCCCGGCGTGGCCACCTGAAAGCGGCCGACAATTTCGGCCTCATGCTGTTCCAGCAGGGCGAGCAGGAACGGGCGATGCCGATGATCCGGGCCGCAGCCGAGCGCGGCGACCCGCGTGCGCAGTATGTGCTGGGGTTGTCGCACTTCAATGCGGAATACGCCTCGCGCGACTGGGTGCGCGCCTATGCCTTGATGACGCTGGCCAATGGTGCCGGCCTGCCGCAGGCGCGTGATGCGCTGGCGCAGATGGATGTTCATGTCCCGGCGGCCCAGCGCAGCCAGGCGCAGGCGCTGGCCCGCCAAATTGACGAGGCTGCCCGTTCGCAGCGCAGTATCGATCTGGCCGCTGTCGATCTGGCGATCCGCCCCGCAGTGACTACGCAACCTCCTGCATCCGTGCCTGCGGTGACGTCTGTCCCGTCGGCCGTCCCGGCGTCTGGCAAGGGTGCGACGGCAATCCCGAGCCCGAAACCGGTCCAGACGACATTGCCTAAGCCGCCGGCGATTGCAGCGGCACAGCCCGTACGCCCCTTAGCCAAGGTCCCGGCAACACCGGCTCCGGCCCGTAAGACGGGCAAGTGGCGCGTCCAGCTTGGCGCCTTTGGGGTCGCTGCCAATGCCGACCGGATGTGGAAGCAGCTTTCTGGCATGCCCGCACTGTCCGGCACCACCAAGACGCTGATCCCCAGCGGCAAGGTTACCCGCCTGCTCGCCAGCGGATTTGCCAGCGAAGGCGAGGCCACCCGCGCCTGCGCTGCATTGAAGCAGCAGGGGCAGGCCTGCCTCGTCGCCGGGCAGGGCTAG
- a CDS encoding aspartate carbamoyltransferase catalytic subunit — translation MSASEPSAPSGRFPPGRLAFPHRDLTGIGRLARHEILYLLDQAEQWVALNRQSAKHTDLLAGLTIINAFFENSTRTLLSFEIAGKRLGADVVNMHAAQSSVKKGETLIDTAITLNAMRADAIVIRHGSSGATGLIADKVDCPVLNAGDGSHEHPTQALLDALTLRHALAERGEASEDFTGLKVVICGDILHSRVARSNILCLTALGATVRVCAPPALMPAGVEAMGVEVYHAFDAALAGADVVMMLRLQSERMSGQFIPSAREYRHLYGLTTARLARAAPHALVMHPGPMNRGVEIDSEVADLADRSLITRQVEMGVAIRMACLDVLTRGARGVEGWAA, via the coding sequence ATGAGTGCGAGCGAACCTTCAGCGCCTTCGGGCCGCTTTCCGCCTGGGCGACTGGCGTTTCCCCATCGTGATCTGACCGGGATCGGGCGGCTGGCACGCCATGAGATCCTCTATCTGCTCGATCAGGCCGAACAATGGGTCGCGCTCAACCGGCAAAGCGCCAAGCACACCGATCTGCTGGCGGGCCTCACCATCATCAATGCCTTCTTCGAGAACTCCACCCGGACACTCCTGAGCTTCGAGATCGCGGGCAAGCGGCTGGGGGCGGACGTCGTCAACATGCACGCCGCCCAAAGCTCGGTGAAGAAGGGCGAAACGCTGATCGACACCGCGATCACGCTGAATGCGATGCGCGCTGATGCGATTGTGATCCGGCACGGATCCTCGGGCGCCACCGGTCTGATTGCGGACAAGGTAGATTGTCCGGTGCTGAATGCGGGTGATGGCAGTCACGAGCACCCCACGCAGGCTCTGCTCGATGCCTTGACGCTCCGCCACGCCCTCGCAGAACGGGGTGAGGCAAGCGAGGACTTCACCGGTCTCAAGGTCGTGATCTGCGGGGATATCCTGCACAGCCGGGTGGCCCGATCGAATATCCTGTGCCTCACCGCGCTGGGCGCGACGGTGCGGGTGTGTGCGCCGCCTGCGCTGATGCCCGCCGGGGTCGAGGCGATGGGTGTCGAGGTGTATCACGCCTTCGATGCCGCACTCGCCGGAGCGGACGTGGTGATGATGCTGCGACTGCAATCCGAGCGCATGAGCGGACAGTTCATCCCTTCGGCGCGCGAATATCGCCACCTTTACGGGCTTACCACCGCGCGGCTGGCACGCGCCGCGCCGCATGCGCTGGTGATGCACCCCGGACCGATGAACCGCGGCGTCGAGATCGACAGCGAAGTGGCCGATCTTGCCGACCGCTCGCTCATTACGCGTCAGGTGGAAATGGGGGTTGCGATCCGCATGGCCTGCCTCGACGTCCTGACCCGCGGCGCGCGAGGGGTTGAGGGGTGGGCGGCATGA
- a CDS encoding DUF418 domain-containing protein, with product MNEALSVSAAEGMSADGSVAVAPVTEGSRIETLDFIRGLAVMGILAANIVAFGQPFEAYMYPTAFKVDAGDPGGWMWIAQFILIDGKMRGLFTLLFGAGMYLFMEKAWAKGATRGLQAWRLAILMAFGVIHNFLIWPGDILFYYAAIGFLVLACLNWRPKTQLWVGLGGYMIGVLFYAASMSMQWLIADTPFGTSSPGLAEQRSNLLAQIDKSLAAGDVSSSAIIAGDYGALVMHRITEEWHLPLVNLVLFSLETFPLMLIGVALYRMGFFSGAFDRAKMVRWGWVGMILGALAHLAMGLVIKAGGFTFYGTMAALIGWSPLPRLWMVLGFAALMVVYAPSATGWLGERVRAAGRAAFTNYLGTSVVMMLVFHGWALGLFGQLNRPQLYIVVALAWVLMLAWSKPWLERYRYGPLEWLWRCLTYRTVFPLRK from the coding sequence ATGAATGAGGCACTCAGTGTTAGCGCGGCCGAAGGCATGAGCGCAGATGGAAGCGTTGCGGTTGCTCCGGTGACCGAGGGCTCCCGGATCGAGACGCTGGATTTCATCCGCGGCCTTGCCGTGATGGGCATTCTCGCGGCGAACATCGTCGCCTTCGGACAGCCGTTCGAGGCCTATATGTATCCGACCGCATTCAAGGTCGATGCGGGCGATCCGGGCGGGTGGATGTGGATCGCGCAGTTCATCCTGATCGATGGAAAGATGCGCGGTCTGTTCACTCTGCTGTTCGGCGCGGGCATGTATCTGTTCATGGAGAAGGCGTGGGCCAAGGGCGCGACCCGCGGGCTTCAGGCGTGGCGGCTGGCGATCCTGATGGCGTTCGGGGTGATCCACAACTTCCTGATCTGGCCCGGCGATATTCTGTTCTACTATGCCGCGATCGGGTTCCTTGTGCTTGCCTGCCTCAACTGGCGGCCCAAGACCCAGCTCTGGGTCGGTCTTGGCGGCTACATGATCGGCGTGTTGTTTTACGCCGCTTCGATGTCCATGCAGTGGCTGATCGCCGATACGCCGTTCGGAACCTCGTCACCTGGTCTTGCCGAGCAGCGCAGCAACCTGCTGGCGCAGATCGACAAGTCGCTGGCGGCAGGCGATGTGTCGAGCAGCGCGATCATCGCCGGCGATTACGGCGCGCTGGTGATGCACCGGATCACCGAGGAATGGCACCTGCCGCTGGTCAATCTGGTGCTGTTCAGTCTTGAAACCTTCCCATTGATGTTGATCGGCGTGGCCCTCTACCGGATGGGCTTCTTTAGCGGAGCGTTTGATCGTGCGAAGATGGTTCGCTGGGGCTGGGTCGGAATGATCCTTGGAGCGCTGGCCCATCTTGCCATGGGACTGGTGATCAAAGCGGGTGGCTTCACCTTTTACGGCACGATGGCGGCGTTGATCGGCTGGAGCCCGTTGCCGCGATTGTGGATGGTGCTGGGCTTTGCCGCGCTGATGGTGGTCTATGCACCTTCGGCCACGGGCTGGCTGGGCGAGCGGGTGCGCGCGGCGGGCCGGGCGGCCTTCACCAACTATCTGGGTACATCGGTGGTGATGATGCTGGTCTTCCACGGCTGGGCGCTTGGTCTGTTCGGCCAGCTCAACCGGCCGCAGCTCTACATCGTGGTGGCGTTGGCATGGGTGTTGATGCTGGCCTGGTCCAAGCCGTGGCTCGAACGCTATCGGTACGGCCCGCTCGAATGGCTGTGGCGCTGCCTGACCTATCGGACGGTGTTTCCGCTGCGCAAGTGA
- a CDS encoding ParA family protein — protein sequence MRVLALASQKGGSGKTTLSGHLAVQAQRAGAGPVVLIDIDPQGSLADWWNEREAEYPAFAQTTVARLANDLQVLRQQGFKLAVIDTPPAITMAIQSVISVAELIVVPTRPSPHDLRAVGATVDLCERAGKPLVFVVNAATPKAKITSEAAVALSQHGTVAPITLHHRTDFAASMIDGRTVMEVDPESRSAAEITALWRYIADRLEKNFRRTVFAPAPSGQAQMGGVPRPAGGFGRRVAQ from the coding sequence TTGCGTGTACTCGCTTTGGCATCGCAGAAAGGTGGATCGGGCAAGACCACTCTGTCCGGACATCTCGCCGTCCAGGCCCAGCGCGCTGGCGCTGGCCCGGTGGTATTGATCGACATCGACCCGCAAGGCTCGCTCGCCGACTGGTGGAACGAACGCGAGGCGGAATATCCCGCTTTCGCGCAAACCACAGTGGCGCGACTGGCCAATGATCTTCAGGTGCTGCGTCAGCAGGGCTTCAAGCTCGCGGTCATCGACACGCCGCCGGCCATCACCATGGCGATCCAGTCGGTGATTTCGGTTGCGGAGCTGATTGTCGTTCCGACCCGGCCGAGCCCGCACGACCTGCGTGCCGTGGGTGCCACGGTCGATCTGTGCGAACGCGCCGGCAAACCGCTGGTGTTTGTCGTCAACGCGGCCACCCCCAAGGCCAAGATCACCTCGGAAGCCGCGGTCGCGCTGTCGCAGCACGGCACCGTCGCTCCGATCACTCTGCACCACCGCACCGACTTCGCTGCCTCGATGATCGACGGCCGCACGGTGATGGAAGTCGATCCCGAAAGCCGCAGCGCTGCCGAGATTACGGCCCTTTGGCGCTACATCGCCGACCGGCTCGAAAAGAATTTCCGCCGCACCGTGTTCGCTCCGGCTCCGAGCGGCCAGGCGCAGATGGGCGGCGTGCCGCGTCCCGCCGGTGGCTTCGGCCGCCGCGTGGCGCAGTAA
- the der gene encoding ribosome biogenesis GTPase Der, whose translation MSLPKKPEIVIIGRPNVGKSTLFNRLVGKKLALVDDQPGVTRDRRMGDAVIAGLHFTVVDTAGWEDEDELSLPGRMRKQTEASLAGADAALFVIDARAGLTPLDEEIARYLREQEVPVVVVANKAEGAAGESGAMEAYALGLGEPLAMSAEHGEGIADLFGGLWPIIGAKAEEWEEANELTRAEIAAMDEDDRPSGPLKLAIVGRPNAGKSTLINRLLGEDRLLTGPEAGITRDSIAIDWEWTDPKSAETREIRLIDTAGMRKKKNVTEKLEKLSVADARRAVDFAEVVVLLLDATQGLEHQDLKIASLVLEEGRALMIAINKWDVAEDASKLFNGIRAALDDGLAQVRGLPLFAVSAKTGKGLDQMLSGAFELREAWSKRVPTSALNRWFDDAMEANPPPAPGGKRIKLRYITQAGTRPPRFVIFGSRLDLLPKSYERYLVNGIRAKLGFDAVPVRVTLKTNKNPYAKE comes from the coding sequence ATGTCCCTCCCCAAGAAGCCTGAAATCGTCATCATCGGCCGTCCTAACGTCGGCAAGTCCACGCTGTTCAACCGGCTGGTGGGCAAGAAGCTCGCGCTGGTGGACGATCAGCCCGGGGTGACGCGCGACCGCCGGATGGGCGATGCGGTGATCGCGGGGCTTCACTTCACCGTGGTCGATACTGCCGGGTGGGAGGATGAGGACGAACTCAGCCTCCCCGGCCGGATGCGCAAGCAGACCGAGGCGAGCCTCGCCGGCGCGGATGCCGCGCTGTTCGTGATCGATGCGCGCGCGGGCCTCACCCCGCTGGACGAGGAAATCGCCCGCTATCTGCGCGAGCAGGAAGTCCCGGTGGTCGTGGTCGCCAACAAGGCCGAAGGTGCGGCCGGGGAAAGCGGCGCGATGGAAGCCTATGCGCTGGGCCTCGGCGAACCGCTCGCCATGTCGGCCGAGCATGGCGAAGGGATCGCCGATCTGTTCGGCGGGCTCTGGCCGATCATCGGCGCCAAAGCCGAAGAATGGGAAGAGGCCAACGAGCTTACCCGCGCCGAAATCGCTGCGATGGACGAGGATGATCGCCCGTCAGGCCCGTTGAAGCTGGCCATCGTCGGGCGGCCCAATGCGGGCAAGTCGACGCTTATCAACCGCCTGCTCGGCGAAGATCGGCTGCTGACCGGCCCCGAAGCCGGGATCACCCGCGATTCGATCGCGATCGATTGGGAATGGACCGACCCGAAGTCGGCCGAGACCCGCGAGATCCGGCTGATCGACACCGCCGGGATGCGCAAGAAGAAGAACGTCACCGAAAAGCTCGAAAAGCTCTCCGTCGCCGATGCGCGCAGGGCGGTGGACTTTGCCGAGGTCGTGGTGCTGCTGCTCGATGCGACGCAGGGACTTGAACATCAGGATCTCAAGATCGCCTCGCTAGTGCTCGAAGAAGGCCGCGCGCTGATGATCGCGATCAACAAGTGGGACGTGGCCGAGGACGCGAGCAAGCTGTTCAACGGCATCCGCGCGGCGCTCGACGATGGCCTCGCACAGGTGCGCGGGCTGCCGCTGTTCGCCGTGTCTGCCAAGACCGGCAAGGGGCTGGATCAGATGCTCTCCGGCGCCTTCGAGCTGCGCGAGGCATGGTCGAAGCGCGTGCCGACTTCGGCGCTCAACCGATGGTTCGACGATGCGATGGAGGCCAATCCGCCGCCTGCCCCCGGTGGCAAGCGGATCAAGCTGCGCTACATCACGCAGGCGGGAACGCGCCCGCCGCGCTTCGTGATCTTCGGCTCGCGGCTCGACCTGCTGCCCAAGAGCTACGAGCGCTATCTCGTGAACGGCATCCGCGCCAAGCTGGGCTTTGACGCGGTGCCCGTGCGGGTGACGCTCAAGACCAACAAGAACCCCTACGCCAAGGAGTAG
- a CDS encoding (2Fe-2S)-binding protein has translation MYICICNAIRENDLRKAALTCDGDAEATYACMGKRPNCGQCLEEAQEIIDAERAAAKCDFLAVEAA, from the coding sequence ATGTACATCTGCATCTGCAATGCGATCCGTGAGAATGATTTGCGTAAAGCCGCGCTGACTTGCGATGGCGACGCGGAAGCCACCTATGCTTGCATGGGTAAGCGACCCAATTGCGGCCAATGTCTTGAGGAAGCGCAGGAAATCATTGACGCCGAGCGCGCGGCTGCGAAGTGCGACTTCCTCGCAGTAGAGGCGGCTTGA